tttaatttgtttttagataaaatatcaatcatttctatataatatgaaaaaaaatcagataaataaatttgaaatgacCACTGCATAATCTATgatgcaaaaaaatgaaaaaaatttgcataattattgttCACTCACCTTTGCTATCAATGTAATGACACGAGCGTGCTCTCtcaaataatcaattatcaaGCGATCCACTCTTGATGGATTTCCCTGAAGACGCGGAATGGGTATATTATTCGCGCTGGTCACGCGTTTTCCCGGGAAATGCGCGGCCAATCCAGCTTCGCACTTCTTTCGCTCTTTTTCCAACTGCTTAAACTGCTCGTACGTTTGCTCCAGATTGAAATGCAATATACTCGAGGGGCCTGTCTTTCTAGCTGCGCCACTGCCGTTTCTAAAACTCAAATTGCCTCCGTAAAGAGCGGAAAATAATCGTGGCACAGGGTGAACCGGAACAGGAACAGGAACTGGCATCACCGACGGGTACGCTCCCGATCTCACAGTATTAATTCCCGAATTGAAGATGATATCGGGAGGCGCGGCCAACCCAGCGGGAATGCTCTGTATTTTGGACAAATGGTGCCGCTGCTTCATAATGTGATTGTAGGCGTCCTTGTCGAGTGTAGATCCCGCAATACGATCAGTCATATTGCTTCCTGAGGGGTAGCCTATCTCTTTAGCCAAATCAAATCCATCCAATTTGTACGCATTAAATTTAGACGGCTTCATGTCATTGTGATAAAACGTGGGATTctgttgtaatattttcaaagtgtCGCCACTGCTGGCAGTGTACTGTTGATAACTGTGACAGCCGTATTTGGCGATAGGCTGGTACAAGTTACGCGAACTCAGATTCTTCGGAAATCCTATCGGCGAATATGTCTTGGTTTCGATAGACTTCGATTTTGGACTAATCATTTTCAACAAGCTATTATCGATTCTACAGTCACTAGGGAGACAAACGTTCTCGTTCGTGTCTAAATTACTCGCCGATGATGCGACGAAATTATTTGTACCGGGGGGATAATAATCGATTAAGTTTTTGTAATCTTGGTCCACAGCTTGATCCAATTTGTAGCTACGTGCCTGCGGCTGCAAGAACTGCATCTGTTCGTTTGGTATGCTGATACTCGTCATATTTAATCTGGCGGTATCGTGAACGTCCTTAAAGTCGCTAATGCCGTTACGTTGTATACCGCTTCCAAAACAAGTGTGCAAAGTTGTGTCGGCAGGCGAGAAATGCTGCAACGGCGAGTTTGACAAGAAACCAGAATCGGCGCTTAGATCAGTCATCGCTGAGTTGGGCCTGTAGCTTGGACCCTGACCGCTATTGCTGGTAACACCGTACATATCATGCATGTTTACTACAGCATTACTGTAAGAATTCGACAATACACCTTGTCTTATACTGTTGTGATATTCCAGCTCGTTAATCGGGACAGAGTTTGGTGAATCCAGGGCCAAGGTTAATGCAGTCACATTAAAATTGAGATCTGGTTTAACACAATTTGAGACTCTCgaataatttccagtcaattcgGTTCGGCATCCCATTGAGGAAGCTAACAAAGGTTCCGTCCAGTTACTGGATTGTTTAGTGTAACTCGCTCCACTAGTGGTTGTCAGCAAATCATTGCACAATGGCATATTATTTCCACTTGTGTACATATTTCCAGCGTTTGAGTGTACAACATGCGTTCGAGGATCTGACAGATACACATTTGATGATATTTCATTGCTGCACGCATTATTCTGTTCTACAGACCGTCCTGCGCACATGCCAAAATTCAGTGTTTTCAAGTCATTACAAAGATTATTCATACGATGGTATTCACCCTTGGTATTGTTGTAGACATTATTTGTTAACTTGCTGCATGGGTAACGAATTCCTAAATGATTCATGTCACTCAGATAGGTATCCAAGGTATCTCCAGCCTGGTTAGAGCAAGAATTAGGAAATTCTGCTTGATAATATGTATTTCCACTGTTGTAACTATTACGACAAGTATCACTGATAATAGAATCTTCATCGAGAATCTTTGATACCAAGTCATTGACCATTGGATTATTTAGATCTTGACTGTCTTCGTCTTCGACATTCATCTAAACGAAGAAACGAGTCTTAAGCACTCTGCAGAATCATTTGTTGCCTAAATTACAATGTATGAATGTGAAAAACTTGATACAACATGCATAAAATTTCTACGTTActtacatttctttttgtgCTGCAACCTGTTAAGTCATAGCTCCAATGATTGTACTCCATACCATGCATGTCCCTAGAGTAAATCTTCTGTGGCACTTCCAACATATTGACACTACGTTCGTTCTCGTTGCTCTACAGAAGAAAATAAgtcgatataaaaatttcaactaaatattaatatttcgaaaaaataaacgaACAATTTAATCACGAAACCAGAATTCTGCGAGAAAATTTTGCGAtactttgaatttattattcatgacAATTGCGTTGGCAAAATAATGAAAGGGAGCAACGGAGAATCCATCGATTGTTTTCGGGACGACAATAAGGAAGATTTGTCGCATTCAAATATTACGCGACATGAAGCAGTGCGACGTGCAACGACTGATAAAAGATTTGACTGAGATTTTAGTAACGAATGAAACGGAACGCGATGTCGGAGCTGTACGTCGTCACGATTTCGCCGCTTCGCCGACGGGCAAATCCAATGATACGCGGCAATATATTCGCTCGGAACGAGTGTGAACAAACGCGGAACGTGGGGGTTAATATTGTCACCATTTGCACTCTCACGAACGTACGCGAGATGACTTCTCCCGGGCGttttcctgtttttttttctcattcggTGGCAACTTCAAACAAACGCGGATCGCACCCTTCTTCCTTCCCTTTCGAGCATACGATACAATGGGTCCGTTCTCTTTAGCTGCACTTTCTCGCAATTTtcctttctcttccttttcctCCCAACGCCCGAATGTATATACTTGTGCCATTTTGAGTGCAAAAAGTGTTATGCGGTGCAGCTAAATAGAACAAACCTTTGATATAATCCATCAAAACGCCAGCGAAAGAAAACTTCGATCTTTCGATAGAGAcacaagagaaagaaagatagaaagagagagagagagagagacagagaacaTCTTCTCACCTTGCCAGTGGCGAAAGCATTGTTATCGATAACCGCGGCCAAATTATGCACTTCGGACAGAGCcattcgttaaaaaaaatccttCAACACTACCATCGCTACTCGCCATCACTCTTTCGCTCTCTCGTGCGGTAACCAGCTGCGCGACCAGTCTCGACCAGACCCGATTGTATTTTCAACCAGTCCCGACAAGGCACCACCGTCGACTGTCGCACGCGCGCCCTGCATGCAATTCTTTTACATCTCACACTGACCTATATACATgggttttaaaaaattagtaatacaaaattattttatattttgcattattttataaaattaatatgacTTATAATTGACACTCttacatatattaacaatagatttttttaatcgcaatattaatataaggagaagaaaaaaacatgtttattttattttattctttacttgttgcaaataaatgttttttgaaataataaagctCGTTTAGACTGTCCTTTATATCAATGGCAGCCCTGTGagaatatttcttctttgGAGCTGCTTTTTTTACACTTGGATGCCATCTCCTGTAACAAAGAAGAGTTTATATCTTGTTTTTGAAATCTACTTGGTGAAAAAGGTGTACATtgacatataaattatgatgTAAATAATGAACCATCATACCTAGCCAATTCTTTGATTGTGCTAACatcaattattctataatGCAGATAATTATCAATCAAAGGCATATATTTCCTTAGGAACATACGATCCATATAAACAGAGTTTCCAGCTAATGGACATGTGCCTTTTAAAACGTAGTTTTCCAAATATTGCAACACCTTTTGTTGTGCTTCCTCTAATGTAATGCTACTGGATCGACACTCATCAATTAATCCAGTCTAAAATCggtttttgtaataaaataaacatttctacatgttgtaaaataaatcatcaTTTGAAAAAGATGTAAGTACCTTTTTGTGTTGTATTTGACACCAGGTGGAcatattcttcaaaatttcatCTGACTGATGTACAACGATATTTAAACAATCGCTCTTGGGTGTTAGCTGTTCATCAGTTATTAAACATGCAATTTCCAAAATGTGACATGTCTCCACCTCTAGTCCTGTCATCTAAAATTTGATTCTTCTTAATATTACTTTCGTTTTCTCCTTCTATCATAAACCATTagataatttctaataattacatacTTCCATATCTAACCAAACGATGTGTTTCTCATTTTTACTGTCGTTTTGTGTTTCTATCGTTGATGATATTGCATGgtctacataaaattaaatatctcttaagtattttttataaatagatcTTAAGTTATAATTTAGACTAAGTGATAAGTGTACAAGTATTAAgcttcttttgttttttacgtatatatttattatttgtacaataatcACAATTaccattatttaaataacgcTGAATATTACGATACAAATATTTGGACAGATATCCAACACCACGCGTGATCATATTGCTTCTCCAAACCTTATCAATGTTgcatgatatatatatttcaagcaAAACTTGAAATTGTTCacaattatattctttaatttttgaaatattaattagtaattacaCTGAGAGTGAAACATgacaatttaataacttttaaacaACAAAAGGTAAACAAAAATAACCTCAAAAGACAATCATGAAGATAGAAATTAGATGAAATCTGGGACGCCTAAAGCGTCTAAAGGGTACAGTGAAGTATGACAAACTACGAGGAGTGAGATAGTGATAGTGGTGAACCTGATTGGTTATAACCTGCTATCTTACAATTCGCGAAATAAAGCACGATATATTTTAGAACACTATAATTAGTGGTGTAATCATTACATACTGGTTATTATGCTGTAATCTCGCTTCTCGCAATTCGCAATATTTCTCTCATCTTAATACTCCCTTCTGTTACTTTTTATCTCCATAAGTGCAAGATAAAAGAACTaattgtttgatttttttcttttttcttcggGATAAAtctcgataaataatatttaatacatattagattaatttttttatgcctATATTTGGtctacattttaatatatttaaagtaatatttataatttataattagaaattgaaaTACTTTCATATACTTTCATAAAAAAGCTTTGCATCATCATAGCCCCTGTGGCCTAATGGATAAGGCATCGGTCTCCTAAACCGGGGATTGTGGGTTCGAGTCCCACCAGGGGTACTATTAACCCTTCTGCATTTTTGAGGACACCACACCTCTGATATTTATAGTAATGTCAAGGTGTTGGTAATCCCTCTGAATGCAcaagatttaataaacttttggCATCacgttaaacaattttttaaaaacaaatctgctgattaaataaaatgttattcttttaattttgaatttttgtgctagtCGTAAAAAACTGAATCTTTATGCAGccaatgttataatttataataaaaattttgattgtaatatttcatataagtcatataatatataataaatacacaataaatacacaaatttcttatgtgacaatatttaataaaaaatctttattaatatttaataatagtaaaattttaattacaacctcaatcaaatattaatattcaaattccAAACAAGAGTAATTACAGcattatatgcatattatatgcatattacGCAGTATTATgcatatcattttatttttttcttccttaagCTATCTTTAGTCTGTGTTTTTCATCGGCAGTTGCAGCGTAATGTGCAATGAATCTCGCAGATGGATCGGTAACGCCTTTGACCCAGCGTGGCATCCAAAAGTATGGTGTAAAACTCTTCGCTTGTCCTCCATAATGAGATTCAAAAACATTTCTAacacaaacaaaaaataatgatcatCCAGTTCTATCAATGTAACATTTTGTGTattgacatatttattacCTGTAATAGAGTGCTTCTTTCGTCTTTGGTGTGCAATGAGGATATTTAGTATAAGCTTCATCTAGATCTTTATCTCGAATACGATCTTCAACGATTTCTTGAATTATTTGGAAAAGAGATTTCTTGATAGAAGCAACGCCATCACTAAAAGCTTCTTTGTGCCTCCAAAGTATATTGACAGGCAATAAACCAGTTTCACCAAATGCAGATCTTAAcaagtatttttcaattccatctatacacataaatataacGTGTAAAgatccgttttttttttggcttcaatgttttttttttgcacaataacttctatatcttttatttctaatatttaaattgcaattattctacCTTGTGGTTGTTTGCTGACAGGATCcagcgataaataataattagtgaaTTGAATATCTAAAAATGGAACTCTGAGCTCTAAACTGAAAGCGCTAGTTGTTCTATCTGCTCTTAGAccatcatataaatatatgtccTTCAATAATCTGAGAGATTCATTGTGCGCCTCTATCGCGCTAGGTGCATCTCTAAAGTAAATGTAACCTTGTGCCAACTCGTCCGCACCTTCTCCGCTAAAGATCACAGTTGTTTTCGtgttttgttttatgtatCTCGAAATAAGATACATTCTGTAAGTAAAGAATCTTTTCAGTATTGTGTATAGCAATCTCACGACTGTTGCTATAAATTTATcctatttaaaattgcaaatacatgcaaatatttatttttccttttttcataacttttgaattggtaatattattaaatagctTGAGAATGAAATCCATAAATTGGATGcttattaatgcaaaatttgtcTTACCCGATCGAAGCTCGAATAGTAGTAATATCGTAGGTTTCTAAagtataaataactttatccAGTACATCAATTACATCTTCGTGTGTAAAGATAATTTCATGATGATCAGTCCCGATGTAGTCTGCAACCTATTGCATAAGAATTTTAAGCTTACAGAAAATTGCTGAGAAAAAtgcacaaaaattataaaaatttctatcaaaCCTGTCTGGCAGCAATGATATCTGGACTGTCACCCATACCTATCGCAAAGCTTTGTATCTTGTATGGCAAATTATGCTCTTTTGCATGCTTTGCTAGTAAAGCTGCAACCAAACTAGAATCTAATCCACCTGACAATAGACAACCTATTTGTCTGTCAGCCATTAATCGTTTCTCCACCGCTGCTGAAAGCAGCTTTCGAATATTATCATAAACATCTTTAGAATTCAAAGCtgtaaaaagcaaaatataatgatactcatgtactttatttcaattagtgtattgattaatagaattttgtgCACTTACTAGCCCAAGGAACATACACTTGGAAAGAAGGTTTATCACCAGGTTTGTaataattgacatttttcaaaagCTTTGTTCGACCATCATCTAAAATTTCATATTCCTCATAGTGGCCTGGAGGAAACGGCTCTAGTGTCCATTTGTTACTTATGCATTTTGTAATTGCCATCAGGCCctaaattttatcacaatagtaaattgttttattgtgttatatacatattaataagcaGAAACTTTTAATGACaagtaaaaagatataatagaCGTAACTATCAAATTTAGTACCTTGCTCTCTGAAGAAATGACCAGTTGTCCATTATCTGAACGTAATCTAAACAGTGGTCTTACACCATACGGATCTCTGCCTATTAGGATTCTTCTTTTCTCGATATCCAttaaacaaaatgcaaatacaCCATCCAAAGATTGAGCAACACTATCAGCACCGCCATGGGCATATAAATGGATAATTGTTTCGACATCGCATTTAGTAGTATATTCAAAACTGTATTGTTTTCCTAGCTGCAATAtcgcatttatattataatattagtttTGATAACATGTAGTACATATAGTGTATATAGTAAGTCACAAAAGTATTCCATTTTCATCATACagaattgatatttttcaatacaatttatatcaatctgaagttttatcaataaaatatattataaaatataaaggcttcaataattttaaattaaatataaaatagaagagCAAAAGGAAGCAAAACGTCTGTTATTCCTGCAAACatgtttaatttacaaaatatcgaAACAAACGTTTCCGCCTGACATCAGACCTTTAGTGTTAAAATGACAATAGGaaacattttgatattttgtaaattaaatacaatttgaaCGAATGACAGATGTTATGGCTCCTTTTGCTGtcctattttatatttaaataaaatatatattttactgctCCAAAAAATCTAacgttttttctaaaaaaaaaaaaattatatttaaaataaagaaataaaaaatatgaatacttttgttgaaattatataaagaacaagaaaaattaattactctatcccaattatatatttctccgTTGCATAAGAGAAACAGTTGGGGATATTTATGTATCCTCATTGGCTGCATTCCATATAGCTCATCAACGATGGCTAATCTGTGAAATCCTAGATACCCATTctgtaaatagaaaaaaagaatatacagCAAGTAATGTAATAGTAATTCTAATTgtgaagataaaataaagataaagtgTATACTTTGACTTTGATATCAAACTCTATTTTAAAGGCTTCTGGACCACGATGTGATATCTTGTCGAAATTTTCACAAATACAAGTCAAGGGTTGGTTGTCCAATCCAAATAGTGCCCAAATTCCACACATTTTACTAATCGCtggttattttatattaccaATCAAGTATGCCACGTGGTGCGAGCTTCTGTATTATAAAAACGATTTTAcaagctttaaaataaaaataagaatcgaCAAATGTGatcttaattttcataataaaggatagtgaattaaattttataaaaaaaagtaaaaacttACAATAGCATACTTACTTTCGCATGTATCCACATTCGTACATATGCTTGCATATGCTACTAAATCGCCAACCGTCGTTCTATcacattttatactttattatgtACACGTGTCTGCTCCGCGTGTCGCGAGATCGCACTGCTCTGATTTATCTGATGTAATAATCAGAAATTGTTGAGTTACACAGCAGTTGAGAAACGGTAAAAAACTCGACTAGTTACCATCCGTGTGTGATCATCTAcaactgtaaaaataattttgcaaaaatatataatattatcacaCTGTAAACGCGTGTACATATCTTAAAAAGatgcagaaaataataaatcgaacAAAATCAATGCCACATTACAAGTCAattatccaaatatttttatattttcaattttgacgAGACGGTTGAAATAATCGGTAATATCGTCACACTTGAATTACCTCTGAGCCGCGGGGTCCCTTTGATGGTCACACAAATTGACTTAGAGCTCTCCGTCATTGATGGAATATTTTGTAGATGGCGTTCGCAATTTTACGCACCAATAGAATAGCGACATCAAGCGGTAGAGTGACGGTGGAGGTGGAGGTCAACTCGTTGTCGTCTTCTCTTCTTTTCGGTTTACCCCTTTTCCCGTTCAATCCTCTCCGCGGGGCAGGGCTTCACGGCGGCCGGTGTATTTCCACGCGCGCT
This window of the Linepithema humile isolate Giens D197 chromosome 1, Lhum_UNIL_v1.0, whole genome shotgun sequence genome carries:
- the AsnS gene encoding asparagine synthetase [glutamine-hydrolyzing] isoform X1; amino-acid sequence: MCGIWALFGLDNQPLTCICENFDKISHRGPEAFKIEFDIKVKNGYLGFHRLAIVDELYGMQPMRIHKYPQLFLLCNGEIYNWDRLGKQYSFEYTTKCDVETIIHLYAHGGADSVAQSLDGVFAFCLMDIEKRRILIGRDPYGVRPLFRLRSDNGQLVISSESKGLMAITKCISNKWTLEPFPPGHYEEYEILDDGRTKLLKNVNYYKPGDKPSFQVYVPWATLNSKDVYDNIRKLLSAAVEKRLMADRQIGCLLSGGLDSSLVAALLAKHAKEHNLPYKIQSFAIGMGDSPDIIAARQVADYIGTDHHEIIFTHEDVIDVLDKVIYTLETYDITTIRASIGMYLISRYIKQNTKTTVIFSGEGADELAQGYIYFRDAPSAIEAHNESLRLLKDIYLYDGLRADRTTSAFSLELRVPFLDIQFTNYYLSLDPVSKQPQDGIEKYLLRSAFGETGLLPVNILWRHKEAFSDGVASIKKSLFQIIQEIVEDRIRDKDLDEAYTKYPHCTPKTKEALYYRNVFESHYGGQAKSFTPYFWMPRWVKGVTDPSARFIAHYAATADEKHRLKIA
- the AsnS gene encoding asparagine synthetase [glutamine-hydrolyzing] isoform X2 gives rise to the protein MQAYVRMWIHAKNGYLGFHRLAIVDELYGMQPMRIHKYPQLFLLCNGEIYNWDRLGKQYSFEYTTKCDVETIIHLYAHGGADSVAQSLDGVFAFCLMDIEKRRILIGRDPYGVRPLFRLRSDNGQLVISSESKGLMAITKCISNKWTLEPFPPGHYEEYEILDDGRTKLLKNVNYYKPGDKPSFQVYVPWATLNSKDVYDNIRKLLSAAVEKRLMADRQIGCLLSGGLDSSLVAALLAKHAKEHNLPYKIQSFAIGMGDSPDIIAARQVADYIGTDHHEIIFTHEDVIDVLDKVIYTLETYDITTIRASIGMYLISRYIKQNTKTTVIFSGEGADELAQGYIYFRDAPSAIEAHNESLRLLKDIYLYDGLRADRTTSAFSLELRVPFLDIQFTNYYLSLDPVSKQPQDGIEKYLLRSAFGETGLLPVNILWRHKEAFSDGVASIKKSLFQIIQEIVEDRIRDKDLDEAYTKYPHCTPKTKEALYYRNVFESHYGGQAKSFTPYFWMPRWVKGVTDPSARFIAHYAATADEKHRLKIA